A window of Macaca mulatta isolate MMU2019108-1 chromosome 7, T2T-MMU8v2.0, whole genome shotgun sequence genomic DNA:
ttggttgaaaaaaaatctgcGTATAAGTGGACTCACACAGTTATTCAAGAGTCaactgtgtgtgtatacattatatatataatgagagagagagagagagagagagacagacagacagacagagacagagagagagagcttgatTTATTAGGAGACTGTGGATTGTGGGTTTGGAAGGTTTAAAGTATGCATGGCAGGACTGCAGGCTGGAAATTCCAGCAAGAGTTACTGTTGCAGTCTTGAATCCAAAGGCAGTCTGGAAAtagaattctttcttcttcttgggacctcagtgatttttcttaagGCCTTCTACTGATGGAGGGCAATTTGCTTTACTTGAAGTCTACCGATTCAAATATTAATCACATCTGAAAAATACCTTCAAAGCAACAGCTAGATCAttgtttgaccaaacaactgggtACCGTGGCCTAACCAAGCTGACACATACAATGAACTATTACAGTAATTAAAGGGATACAATTATTACCTGTATTccataatgaaaataaagttaagaGACTTGCCCAAGTATACACAGAGTAATATATGAGTTGGCTAAAGGAGCAAAAAGAAGCAGAAtccaagtatatatatatagactcaCAAAATATGCTTTCATTTGACAATATTTATTAGTTCTGATGCACAAGAATAGAACCTAAGACGAACTGGCTTTGATTTGACACAGACcccttaaaaatttttatattttcttactgggcacagtggcttgagcttataatcctggctacttaggagtctgaggtgggaggatagcttgacaccaagagcttgagaccaacctgggaaacatagtgagatcttgtctctaaaaaaattcaaaaaccaaaataactagccaggtatggcggcacatgcttgtagtcccagccactgggaatgctgaagtgggaggattgcttgagtccaggagtttgaagctaccgggaactatgattgcaccaccgtattacagcctaggtgacagagcaagactctgtccctaaaaaaagttaaaaaaattttcttaatagAATTAAGCTTAATGTTAGTATCAGGTTATATCCCCTAAAAGTATGATTTCTACTAATATGAACTAAAAATGAATACTTTCTTTCTATAagaaaatttgttgaatgaatgtatgaCCTTTGAGTAACAGATTTTTGGATGTCTTAAAATGCAGTTCTAATGGTGCTCATGGTAGTTACTGATTAAAGTGGTAATGGCAAGTAGACTGAGTTCTGTCTTAGTTGGCCTGACAGAAGTCAaagtattgaaaagaaaaaatgcaaaatttgcaTTGAaggaaaaggattaaaaaaatccAGGGACCAATATCAAAAAGGTGAAACTGCtcggtgtgatggctcatgcctgtaaactcagcactttgggaggctgaggcaagaaaatcacctgagcccagaaatttgagaccaaccagagcaacacagtgaaatccccacctctacaacaaacaaacaaataaacaaaccaaaaaccaaaaacaagaaacacaacaaaacaaacaaccaaaaaaaaaaaaaaaaacccaatgaacaaaaaacaacaacaacaaaaaaattagctgggcacgattggtgtgtgcctgtagtcccagcaacttgggaggttgagatgggagaatcgcgtaagcccaggaagttgaggctgcaatgagctgtgatcacgccactgcgctccagcctaggtgacagagtgagactctctctctctctctcacacacacacacacaatttagaAAGGTGAAACTGTTCAAGCAGGAAGCCAGTTACTAATATCCAAATCAGagtgtattttatttcatgttttttagtgttttgctttttctgtttcatttctagaAATAATTATGAGAAAAGTGAATGAAATAACATTAGAGTAACATTATAACAATTAGCTAAAGCATCCCTGCACAACTGGAGAAAACTGGTAAGTTTTACCACTACTTGTGTTGCTTGTCATGCTTTTTGTGGGTCTGCACGTGTACACTCACATGTACGTGgtactgagcaagactctgtctcagccACTTGTCTGATATGTCACTTAAGTGTGTGTTTAGAAGTTTAATAGGAGGCCTTTTAATTTATGAGAGTTGTTTTAACCTCTTTTCTGTCTAAGGAATCAGAATACTTTATTAACATGTTGCTGTCTATGAAGGCacctacacacacagacacacacagacaaaacACACATATGGACACCCTCCAGGATTCCTCAAGATGCCTGGGGTTATGACTTGTCACCTTTAGATTTTGCCACAgcactgatttctttttcctaGTTATTGAACACTCCATAGGTTATGGAGCCTTGAGGTTGTAAGGGATCAAGACCACCACATCTGTTTGCTGTTTGGATTTGAAtacctagcatagtgcctggaatATAGCAGACACTCACACATGATGATAGGATGAATGTTGAATGTTGAAAAGATGAAGTCTTTTTTACTGGCAGATGGCCATCCAGTCTTTGTTTGTAAGAGCGAGGAAGTCCTTATGCAGCAAACCTGTGCTCTGAAAGTCAGCATACGGATTAGTTTTGGGCTGTTCTGGAGAAGATTTGGAGGACTACAGTTGAGCCATGGTAGCTCTGCTCCTCTGGGATTTCCTACCCAGGGTCACTCTTTGGGACATAACTCACCATGACTACATCATTGTAATGTATGCATTTGTGAtgttaaattctttctttctttctctctttctttctttctttctttctttctttctttctttctttctttctttctttctttctttctttctttctttctttctttctttctttctctctctctctctcttttctctctctctcttcctaattttcttctttttttttttttttaacggaattttgctcttgttgcccaggctggagtgcaatggtggcacaatctcagctcattgcaacccttacctcccgggttcaagcgatttttctgcctcagcctcccaagtagctgggattgcaggcatgcgccaccacgcccagctaattttgtgcttttagtagagacagggtttctccatgttggccaggctgatctcagactcccgacctcaggtgatccgccccctcggcctcgcaaagtgctgggattacaggcataagccactgcgcccagcctctaagTGCTTTCTATGTATGCAGAAGCAAGGACATCATTTTGTTCTTACCCTAAACAACCTTCAGCTCTAAAACTTTcacagcagtttttttttttcctcagagatTTCTTTCCCAGTTTTAGTTGACAACTGAGTAGATGGTCTCCTCATATACGGTGAAGaatcaaatctttaaaaaataaactaaatttaaTATGCTGAAAGAGATTTAGGAGTTAATCCGACTCAGCTCTCTGCAGCCAACTACTGAATAATAGAAAGGGCTAGGGACAGGAGAACTGGGACAGAATTCCAATCTTGCCATGCAGCAGCTGGGAAAGCCACAAAACACCTCTGAAGTTTACCTGCATCCCATTTTATTAGGGAGATGAACCTGTCAAAGGTTAGAGCGTGTTCCTATGAACTTCTGTCTTGTCTCTTCTTTAGAGTGTATGCCCTGGCATTCAATCAATATAGGCAGTTCTCTTATGTCAGATCCATCTAAGCAAGACCTTGGGAGCTCTGGATTTTACAAATCCACTTGAGGCTAACACGATAATGGTCTACCGTGATAGAAAATCGCGTTCCTCTTGGCAAAATGAGCCTTCTCTAAGTAACacttctctaagtgtgtccttgcCAAGGATTGAGCCTTTAGTGCTAAAAGAGAGATCAGGTAGAAACCGAgagaagaggcagagaaagattGGGTTGGAGGTGTCATTGATGAAAAGTAAAGATGAGTAGGCTGAAACTGGGGTCGGGGAGTAGAGGTCACTGATCTCTGGAAAGTCACTATACTCTTCAGAGATGTGATTTCAAAAAGGGGAAAGTTGTTGCTGTCTACATTGTGGAGCTGCTGTGGGAACACTAGAGCTCTTGGAAGAAAGGTAAAAAAAGGTAGTCAAAGAGCAGAAAGAGACAGATTTCACTgaccttcatttttttaaatgaagaattctGATAATACACAGTACACAATGCACAATACTGATGTCTAGTGGGGATTCTGCTGCTTTTAGTTCAATTGCCCCTTTGTAGATAAGATTTCTGCTGATTGCCTTAAAATGGGTAATTATTTTGATGTATAGATCAACTTCTCCCcaaatttttggatttttcataATTCTTACTTGTagtgttactttaaaaatatctttaaaatttttatatattttatttttagacattgtcttgatctgttgcccaggctggcattctgtggcatgatcatagctcactgcagcctcaaactcctgggcttaaatgtttctcttgccttagcctctagagtagctaggactataaacatgtgccaccacactcagctaattttaaaatttttgtagagatggagtgtcactatgttgcccaggctggtcatgaactcctggcctcaagcaatcctcctgcctcagccttccaaagtgctgggaggctgaggcaggaagattgctttgttctacttttaaaatattaaagaaattaattcaaTAAGTATTCAGTGAGTTCTTCCTTTATGCCAGTTACTTTGCTCTGTGGatagaaaaatgaatgagatatTTCCCTTCCTTCAGGGAGTGCATAGTTGGATCTTATTGCTACTTAAAGCccactttgtgtttttttcttttagttcaaTCTATTGAACCAAAGCAGCATGGCACATGGTAAAGAACGTAGGCTCTGAAAAATTCAAATTCCATTTTAGCCAGTTGCTGAGTGACCATGAGTGAATTACTTAATCTTGCAAACATTTTGGGAAGCAATttgataataatatattttgaagtataaTCTTTAAGCTAGCAAACTCATTTATAGTAATCTATTCCTAACAGAATAATATATTAGAGAAGTTATAATcactcacaaatatttattgagcaactactatgtcTACATACTTTCCTAGATAATTTGGATGACTCATCGAGCAAAACAAAGATCCCTGTCCTTTTGGAACTTATATTCtagcagcaggagaaagaaaataataaacaacagACTAAATAGGTGAGTTATATCGTATGTTAGAAGGTGATCAgtgctttcaaaaaataaaaaaggtagaTCAGGATAAAGGCGATCACGAGTGCTGGAATTCTGGGtaagttttagttttatatatgttCATCAGCATAGACCTTGTTGAGAAGGTGATGTTTGAGCAAAGACATCAAGGGGGTGAGGGAGTTAATTAtgccagtggtccccaacctttttggcaccagggactgacaggaggcagagctcaggtggtgaTGTTGAagcgctcacctcctgctgtgcagcctagTACCCATCTGTGGCCCAGGTGTTGGGGACCCCAGAATTATGGGATATCTGGGGGAAGAGATTCCAAACAGAGGAAGCAGCCAGTGCAATGGCCCCAGAGTGGGACTGTGCTTTGAGTATTTGAGGAATACCAAGGAGGACAACATGATTGGAGCTGAAAGGAAGAGTGGTAGGAGACAAGGTCAGAGAGGAAATGGGAAGTTGTGTCATTGAGGGCTTTGCAGGCCAATGGAAAGACTTCACTTATAATGTGTGAACAGGGAGCCATTGAAAGtctttgaatgaatgaaatgatttaatctcatctttttttttttttttttaaagatggcatCTTGCTGTGCTGCCTAGGcagatcttgaacttctggacttaaGCGATAAGTCCTCCACCTCGGACTTATcgctttgggattacaggcctgcgctaccacacctggctattcgggactacaggcaggtgtcactgcacccggcttgaCCTATGTTTTAATAGGATTTCTCACTGTAATGTTGAGAACAGATTgtgccattatttttaatagtcagAAATTAGAAACATCATAAATGGCCACAAAGGATGTACTGGGTACACACATTCGAATACATATATGTGATGAAATGTCATTTGGTTATACACTTATGATATAATACTGagtgaaaaatagaatataaaattatatgtttacaATACAATTGGAACAAATTAAAGATAACAGCAGTAGGATAAGAACAAGCTATGGGTATTCTTCTCACTTGCTTTTCCCTATGCATGCTTTTAatactttgttttaaaacaaagtaaCCCATGCTTATTATACAAACTTAAACAATCATGAATTATaatgtaaaaaattaataaaatcctATAATTTCCTTCAATTCCATACTTCTAGAGGTAACTAATGTTAAAATTGATGTGTGTTCTTCAACATCTATCTTGTGTCCTTCCaggaataaatatatacaaacataatTCATGAATATGTATAAATGTTTGAATATGTATAGATATTAATATGTTGaagcatatacacatacatatatgcataaatatgtatgcatacacacacaaatctttttcttcctttgttcattcattcctttgtccctcccttcctcactcccttcctttccttcaaggTTCATTATATACTCATAATAGATTCTTTTGCTTAACAATATGTTATTGACATTCCATGAATTAGTAGTTTGTAATCctggctgcacattggaatctCCAAGAAGAATTAATAGTGCTGATGGGTCCAATTCTCAGAAATTCCGAATTGATTGTTTGGCATGAGGCCTGGGtatcaaaatttataaaacttcCTTAAGTGGTTCTAATGTGCAGTcacattgagaaccactgccttaggTTATACATATAGATCcaagtcattattattattattaacagcTCATAGTATTCCATATTGTGGCTGTACTAAAATTTGATTATCTAGTCCTCTATTGAGAAATATTCAGTTTGTTTCCAGTATGCTACTCTACTAAAAAGTCTTTAAACATGTATCTTTAGTTCTTTAGTTACTGGTgtctttatttctatgaaataCAGTCCTGTAAGTAAAGTTCTTGGGTTCAGAGGTAtgagcatttaaaattttaattgacacTGCTAGATTATTTTCCAAAAAGATCTCAATAATACGTACTTCTAGTAGCAGTGCTAAGAGTACTCCGTTCCTTATATCTTTGTTAATCTGATGAATGAGaaaagtatttgattttctttttaatctattaCTAATTGAGCATATTTTTATTCATACTCATttgtcattttcacttctttttctgtGACAAGtatattttttgctcatttttaactGAGTCATTTGTCTTACCAAGTTGTAAGAGATCTTTGAATAACAAGAGTATTCTTTTTTGATTATCTATGTTACAATATTTTCTTCAAGTCTACGAtttgtttttttgataatttatatggcactatatattttattattattattattattttcagatggagtctcactctgtcgcccaggctggagtgcagtggcgcgatcttggctcactgcaacctctgcctccctggttcagttcaagctattcttttgcctcagcctcctgagtagctggaattacaggcctgtgctaccacacctggctaatttttgtatttttagtagagatggggtttcaccatattgtcaggctggtcttgaactcctgatctcatgatccacttgccttggcctcccaaagtgctaggattacaggcatgagccaccacgcctggctggcattttatattttaaattattgagaaAGTTTAACATGCTTTATCTCATTTTCACtcattatgttttaatatttttttcatgttggtAGGCCTTTGTCACTATTGTTCCTAATGTAAGCCCCATGACATTGTTCCTAATGTAAGCTCTATGATCTACTGTTCCTAATGTAAACCCCTAATGTAAACctcatgttattttaaataacactATAGTTAATATTTCCTTGCAGTTAGCTTTTTTCATAGTTTGAATGCTTACAAGTGAAATAATTGGatcaagaatataaattatttttgtggtTTGTGATAATTATTTCCCAACTGTTATAGTTTTTGGCCAGCCATCAGTATAAAAAGTTAGGGTAATATAACTTTAGTATTTATACAATAATATCATATTACAGAATTTAAAGAAGTAAGTTTCTTAAGTATTTTCTTAGCTCCATTGTGAAGGAAGGCTTGAGTTCTTTTTCAGGCTGCCTAATAAGTTAGGTTCAGTtcaagtaaaaaaatttttttgcataCCCATGTGTACAAGGCACCTACTAAGTACTGCAAAGGATAAGTCCTTTGTGTGGTTAccactcttaaaaaaattttagactGGGCggggtgcctcacacctgtaatcccggcactttgggatgctgaggcgggcagatcacgaggtcaggagattgagaccatcctggctaacatggtgaaaccccgtctccactaaaaataccaaaaaattagccgggtgtggtggcgggtgcctgtagtcccagctacttgggaggatgaggcaggagaatggcgtgaacccggaaggcggagcttgcagtgagccgagatcatgccactgcactccagcctgtgtgacagagcgacactccatctcaaaaaaaaatttttttttgatttagTGGAGGGCAAAAATGAACatcatattttactttattttacagGTCAAGGACCATAAAGAAGCCTGAAAGGGAATAGATAGGCTTTGATTGGGTCAGGAAAGTTTTCTTAAAGGTAGTGTTCTTTGCAATAGTCAAAGACGAAGTGAAGGATGAATAGtatattttttttcagcttttaagTTCGTggatacatgtacaggatgtgcagttttgtttcataggtaaacgtgtggcatggtggtttacagcacagatcatcagttATTAAGCCCAGGCCTCCACAAGTGTAGAGTTGgtccatttgttctcattattcagctccctCTTATAAatgggaacatgtggtgtttggttttctgttcctgcattagtctgctgaggataacggcttccaagtctattcatgtccctgcaaaggacatgatcttgttcctttttatggctgcataatattccgtgGTGTtatgtaccacatgttctttattcattctatcattgatgggcatttaggctgattccatgactttattattgtaaacagtgctgcaatgaacatacatgtacatgtatctttataattgaatgatttattttcctttgggtatatacccagtaattggattgctgggtcaaatggtatttctggttctagatctttgaggaattgccacactgtcttccacaatggttgaactaatttatagtcccatcaacagtgtaaaagtgtcccttttcctccacaacctcaccaacatctgttcttctgttgttttttgactttttcatgatagccaatggtatctcattgtggtttcgatttgcatttctctaatgatcagtgatgttgagctgtttttttcatgtttggccacataaatgtcttcttttgagaagcgtctgttcatgtcctttgcccattttttaatggagttgtttgtatATTAATAGTCAATAATGAGGTGAGGAGAGTATACCTGAATAGAGTGTATGTTTTCTgagcagagggaaaagaaaaagtaaagacaaaGATTTTGGAAAGTAAGTAGGTGGAGGTAGGATGCCTGGAGGACAGTGACTTGCTTGGCTGGAGAGAAGAATTAATAGGGAAAATAAAAGGACACTCACATTGAAAAAGTGAAAATGTGCAGCAGAATGTTGCAGGCTTTGAATGTATATTTAATTTGATAGGAAGAGTCAAATTATTTAGTTGGGAGTTGTATTGGAATATTAGCTTAATGTTATCAGTGATTTAGTTTGAAGTGAAAAGAGCCCAATAACTAATGGGTAAGGGTTTTgggcatttatttattcttgcaAAGGGTCACTGATCTCATCTGCAAGGCAGAAACAATTGATTCCTGTGCCATGAGGTGGTTGTGTTTAAATAGAAGTGCCTGGCATGGCTCCTGGTAAGTAGTGGGTATACTGTAACAACtattaaattgattttataagTTATATGCTCTGATGATAAAGTAGCAATTCGgataaaaatacaaagtcattTCAGTTAGTTCTATttctataataataaaactaaattagctttcatttttctccccCTAAGCTCATTGAATGGACACTCTAAACCAAACAAGAGTGACTGAATTTGTCTTCTTGGGACTCACTGATAACTGGGTGCTGGAGATGCTGTTTTTCATGGCATTCTCAGCCATCTATGTGCTAACGCTTTCGGGGAACATTCTCATCATCATTGCCACAGTCTTTACTCCAAGTCTCCATACCCCCATGTATTTCTTCCTGAGCAATCTGTCCTTTATTGACATCTGCCATTCATCTGTCACTGTGCCTAAGATGTTGGAGGGTTTGCTTTTAGAGAGAAAGACCATTTCCTTTGACAACTGCATCACACAGCTCTTCTTCCTACATCTCTTTGCCTGTGCTGAGATCTTTCTGCTGATCATTATGGCGTATGATCGTTACGTGGCTATCTGCACTCCACTCCACTACCCCAATGTGATGAACATGAGAGTCTGTGTACAGCTTGTCTTTGCTCTCTGGTTGGGGGGTACCGTTCACTCACTAGGGCAGACCTTCTTGACTATTCGTCTACCTTACTGTGGCCCCAACATTATTGACAGCTACTTCTGTGATGTGCCTCTTGTTATCAAGCTGGCCTGCACAGATACATACCTCACAGGAATACTGATTGTGTCCAATAGTGGAACCATCTCCCTCGCCTGTTTCTTGGCCATGGTCACCTCCTATACGGTCATCCTGGTTTCTCTTCGAAAACACTCAGCTGAAGGGCGCTGGAAAGCCCTGTCTACTTGCTCGGCCCACTTCATGGTGGTTGCCCTCTTCTTTGGGCCATGTATCTTCATCTATACTCGGCCAGACACCAGCTTCTCCATTGACAAGGTGGTGTCTGTCTTCTACACAGTGGTCACCCCTTTGCTGAATCCCTTCATTTACACCTTGAGGAATGAGGAGGTAAAAAGTGCCATGAAGCAGCTCAGGCAGAGACAAGTTTTTTTCACGAAATCATATATATAATGGGCATTGGGATTGCAGACATAATTGCAGCCACATCCTTAATGAAAGAGCAAAAGTAAAGTGTCAAAATCAACTTATAAAACTTGGTAAATTAGGTAAAATGGCATGGAGCAGGTCAGATTTCTGCTCATTAAAGATAAGAACTTATTCTGTTCATTAAAGATAAAAACTTATTaactattatttaaataaagcaaaagatCATAGTGGAAGGTATAAGGAAAAATAACCCAGGAAAATTTAAAGACAACTTTTAATTTCATCAGTAAAGGAATACAATTTGGGGAACCCAGTTCAGTCTCAGTTTCAGGAGCAGGCAGAGTGAGAATCGACCCTTGATTTATACTGCTCTGTGGGATATTGCCTCTGGGAAGCTGTACATCACTCCGGTGATTTATACATTATAGTAGTTTCACTGTTGCTTTCCAATACATTTTCAAGTGTATAAATAAGCCTTTACTTATTTGTATTGAATTAAACTTTTGTTGCTTTTGAATGTAATTCTCTCACATCTAGatctattttgtactttttttttgagacaggaatTTTTTGTACTATTCCTGCAACTTCCTCTAAGTCTGAAATTattgtcaaaataaaaagttaaaacaaaacaaaaccatacatCCACCAgaatagtaaaaattaaaaaggtagaaaatgccgagtgttttttttttttttttctaattactctgttgcccaggctggagtgcagtagcgtcatctcagcttactgcaacctccatctccaagtttaagtgattctcctgcctcagcctcctgcatagctgggagtataggtgcatgccaccatgcctggctaatttttgtatttttagtagacatggggttttaccacgttggccaggctggtctcaaaactcctgagttcaaggcaCTCGCCCCTCTCAGCTAATCATTAACTACTATCACTCATTGGGCTGAAGTATATCAGTTTATTGTGGAATGGGCAAGTCCATATAAAGAAGGATCCATGACAAATTTCTTAGGTAATGATGATGATATTCTGTGACTGAAATCAGTAGGATTAGCTGTAAATGAAGATCCTATAGATGGTCAGAGAGCTACCATACAATATCAACTTTAATGGAGCTaatggaatgaaatgaaatatggttaataataaaaatattaagtataaatATGTGTCCTTCcttattctgaaaaaaattt
This region includes:
- the OR4E2 gene encoding olfactory receptor 4E2 codes for the protein MDTLNQTRVTEFVFLGLTDNWVLEMLFFMAFSAIYVLTLSGNILIIIATVFTPSLHTPMYFFLSNLSFIDICHSSVTVPKMLEGLLLERKTISFDNCITQLFFLHLFACAEIFLLIIMAYDRYVAICTPLHYPNVMNMRVCVQLVFALWLGGTVHSLGQTFLTIRLPYCGPNIIDSYFCDVPLVIKLACTDTYLTGILIVSNSGTISLACFLAMVTSYTVILVSLRKHSAEGRWKALSTCSAHFMVVALFFGPCIFIYTRPDTSFSIDKVVSVFYTVVTPLLNPFIYTLRNEEVKSAMKQLRQRQVFFTKSYI